In the Victivallis sp. Marseille-Q1083 genome, one interval contains:
- the hisF gene encoding imidazole glycerol phosphate synthase subunit HisF — protein MLAKRIIPCLDVTGGRVVKGVNFVDLIDAGDPVEAAKAYDRQKADELVFLDITASSDNRGTMVDVVRRTAEQVFIPLTVGGGIRTVDDMRLMLNNGADKISVNTAAVRNPDLIRAGAERFGRQCVVLAIDAKRVPGEERWRVYTHGGRRPTELDAVEWAVRAVELGAGEILLTSMDADGTLDGYDIELTRAIAGAVPVPVIASGGAGTLEHILAVLQNGAADAVLAASIFHFGTFSVPQVKEFLAGHGIPVRL, from the coding sequence ATGTTAGCCAAAAGAATCATTCCCTGTTTGGATGTCACTGGCGGCCGGGTCGTCAAAGGCGTCAATTTCGTCGATCTGATCGATGCCGGAGATCCGGTCGAGGCGGCCAAAGCGTACGACCGCCAGAAGGCCGATGAACTGGTTTTTCTGGACATCACCGCCAGCAGCGACAATCGCGGCACGATGGTCGATGTGGTCCGGCGGACCGCCGAACAGGTTTTCATCCCGTTGACGGTTGGCGGCGGCATCCGTACCGTCGACGATATGCGTTTGATGCTCAACAACGGCGCCGATAAAATTTCGGTCAACACCGCTGCCGTCCGCAATCCGGACCTGATCCGGGCCGGCGCCGAGCGCTTCGGCCGGCAGTGCGTCGTACTGGCGATCGATGCCAAACGCGTTCCGGGCGAAGAACGCTGGCGGGTGTATACCCACGGCGGCCGGCGGCCGACTGAACTTGATGCCGTCGAGTGGGCGGTGCGGGCCGTCGAATTGGGGGCCGGTGAAATTCTGCTGACCAGCATGGATGCCGACGGCACCCTGGACGGCTACGACATCGAACTGACCCGGGCGATTGCCGGAGCGGTGCCGGTGCCGGTCATCGCTTCCGGCGGCGCCGGGACGCTGGAACATATCCTGGCGGTGCTGCAGAACGGCGCCGCCGATGCCGTTCTCGCCGCCAGTATTTTTCATTTCGGCACCTTCAGCGTTCCTCAGGTCAAGGAATTTCTGGCCGGACACGGCATTCCGGTCAGGCTTTGA
- a CDS encoding glycoside hydrolase family 38 C-terminal domain-containing protein, translating to MHKEKMRYLRDKARVFLEVLRRDYWQESVPLAAECVVTEEPITLAEARQRSFRPVAKGEVWGGNWQCAWMHISGQIPAAWAGKRVVARLNLGGEGLLFDSDGNALQGLTDRSLFCREYIRDQYLVTEAAGGGETVEFYVDAAANDNFGLLLDDRPRRIEDAVIGTVGRIASLDLYSVDKTVLDLSYDLDILVNLLQNTPDGYRARQLAAIASRANDLYAGMPANAGKVRDYLQEAFFSTPACASSMTAMAVGHAHIDTAWLWPLRETRRKCGRTFATQLALIDRYPDYRFGASQPQHYQFVKEDYPDLYERLKARVADGRWELQGGMWVEADANLIGGESMIRQFLHGKNFFRDEFGVEVKSLWLPDVFGYSGALPQIIKGCGCDYFVTQKLSWNNYNVFPHTTFRWRGIDGSEVLAHCPPENTYNGTMTPRDLGFGQNNFAESDVADAFLSLYGCGDGGGGPLEEHIERAGRLASIEGCPKVKMAPARQLLDRLDAVRDRLEVWTGELFLEKHQGTFTTQAGVKRSNRRLEHLLKQLEFVYSCLPVENYPAAALDAAWKKLLLHQFHDIIPGSSITRVYAEARAAYAELFEQCGKLLADAWESALTAEADTITLFNTLGCEYRGYYRLPADWAGVEFDGATLPCQREEDGVVAEVVIPPYSSVELRRSDLAASTVEGGPAVLENDLVRYEFDERGRLIRGYDKELQFEFLSPEAPGNVFRLYYDNPINFDAWDVDLDYVNCPVAEALPSAALRKTVGPVRQILALEQRIGRSTLSQQIILGGGKALRFETRVHWDEANKMLRVAFPVNLSAAQAQFDIQYGFLSRSTQVNTSWDLAQFEVSAHRYVKLSDPQYGVALLNDCKYGFRLRENVLDMNILRSPKYPDPTADLGDHEFTYVLLPYRAGTTHQLVINQAAMLNEAPVAAVGFSGEWQLPCRLIADHIMLEVVKKAEKSEDLVIRLVETAGCHSRGLLQLREEFSAIFRTDLIEWTTEEELPAGAELELVMRPFEIRTYRLER from the coding sequence ATGCACAAGGAAAAAATGCGTTATCTGCGCGACAAAGCCCGCGTGTTCCTCGAAGTGCTGCGCCGGGATTACTGGCAGGAGAGCGTGCCGCTGGCGGCGGAATGTGTCGTTACCGAAGAACCCATTACCTTGGCGGAAGCCCGGCAGCGTTCTTTCCGTCCCGTTGCCAAAGGGGAGGTGTGGGGCGGCAACTGGCAATGCGCCTGGATGCATATTTCCGGACAGATTCCGGCGGCATGGGCCGGGAAACGGGTCGTCGCCCGGTTGAATCTCGGCGGCGAAGGGCTGTTGTTCGACAGCGACGGCAACGCATTGCAGGGGTTGACCGACCGCTCGCTGTTCTGCCGCGAATACATTCGCGACCAATATCTGGTGACCGAGGCGGCCGGCGGCGGCGAAACGGTGGAATTCTATGTCGACGCCGCCGCCAATGACAATTTCGGCCTGCTGCTCGATGACCGGCCGCGGCGGATCGAGGACGCGGTGATCGGCACGGTCGGACGGATCGCTTCGCTGGATTTGTATTCGGTTGACAAAACGGTACTGGATTTGAGTTACGATCTGGATATTCTGGTCAATCTGCTGCAGAATACGCCGGACGGTTACCGGGCGCGCCAGTTGGCGGCGATCGCCAGCCGGGCCAACGATCTCTACGCCGGAATGCCGGCGAATGCCGGCAAAGTGCGCGATTATCTGCAGGAGGCTTTTTTCAGTACGCCGGCTTGCGCCAGCAGCATGACCGCGATGGCCGTCGGCCATGCGCATATCGATACCGCCTGGCTTTGGCCGCTGCGGGAGACGCGGCGCAAATGCGGCCGGACGTTCGCGACGCAACTGGCCCTGATCGACCGTTATCCGGATTACCGGTTCGGCGCTTCCCAGCCGCAGCATTATCAGTTCGTCAAGGAGGACTATCCGGATTTGTACGAGCGGCTCAAGGCTCGCGTGGCCGACGGCAGATGGGAATTGCAGGGCGGCATGTGGGTGGAAGCCGACGCCAATCTGATTGGCGGGGAATCGATGATCCGGCAGTTCCTGCACGGCAAAAACTTTTTCCGCGATGAATTCGGCGTCGAAGTGAAAAGTCTCTGGCTGCCGGACGTTTTCGGTTATTCCGGCGCGTTGCCGCAAATCATCAAAGGGTGCGGCTGCGATTATTTCGTCACGCAAAAACTTTCCTGGAACAATTACAACGTTTTTCCGCATACGACGTTCCGCTGGCGGGGCATCGACGGCAGCGAGGTGCTGGCCCATTGTCCGCCGGAAAATACCTATAACGGGACGATGACGCCGCGGGATCTCGGCTTCGGACAGAACAACTTCGCCGAGAGCGATGTCGCCGACGCTTTTTTGTCGCTTTACGGCTGCGGTGACGGCGGCGGCGGGCCGCTCGAAGAACACATCGAGCGGGCCGGGCGCCTCGCTTCGATCGAAGGCTGTCCGAAAGTGAAGATGGCGCCGGCCCGGCAGTTGCTCGACCGTCTCGATGCGGTCCGGGATCGGCTGGAAGTCTGGACCGGCGAACTGTTCCTGGAAAAACACCAGGGGACGTTCACCACGCAAGCCGGGGTGAAAAGGTCCAACCGCCGTCTGGAACATCTGCTGAAACAACTGGAGTTCGTTTACAGTTGCCTGCCGGTGGAGAATTACCCGGCTGCCGCGCTGGACGCCGCCTGGAAAAAGTTGCTGCTTCACCAGTTCCACGACATCATCCCCGGTTCGTCGATTACCCGGGTGTATGCCGAAGCTCGTGCCGCCTATGCCGAACTGTTCGAGCAATGCGGGAAATTGCTGGCCGACGCCTGGGAATCGGCGCTGACTGCCGAGGCCGACACGATTACCCTGTTCAACACGCTGGGCTGTGAATACCGTGGCTACTACCGCCTGCCGGCGGATTGGGCCGGCGTGGAATTCGACGGCGCCACGCTGCCTTGCCAGCGGGAGGAGGACGGCGTGGTGGCCGAGGTGGTCATTCCGCCGTATTCCAGCGTGGAGTTGAGGCGCAGCGATCTGGCCGCTTCGACGGTGGAGGGCGGCCCGGCGGTGCTGGAAAATGATCTGGTGCGCTATGAGTTCGACGAGCGGGGCCGGCTGATTCGCGGTTATGACAAAGAATTGCAGTTCGAATTTCTGTCGCCGGAAGCGCCCGGCAATGTTTTCCGGCTTTATTACGACAACCCGATCAATTTCGATGCCTGGGACGTCGACCTGGATTATGTCAACTGTCCGGTGGCGGAAGCGCTGCCGAGTGCGGCATTGCGCAAGACGGTCGGTCCGGTCCGCCAGATTCTGGCATTGGAGCAGCGCATCGGCCGTTCGACGCTCAGCCAGCAGATCATTCTCGGCGGCGGCAAAGCGCTGCGTTTTGAAACCAGGGTGCACTGGGATGAGGCCAATAAAATGCTGCGGGTGGCGTTCCCGGTCAATCTGTCGGCCGCTCAGGCCCAGTTCGACATCCAGTACGGTTTCCTGTCGCGTTCCACCCAGGTCAACACCAGTTGGGATCTGGCGCAGTTCGAAGTGAGTGCCCACCGTTATGTGAAGCTGTCCGACCCGCAATACGGCGTCGCCCTGCTGAACGATTGCAAATACGGCTTCCGGCTGCGGGAAAATGTGCTGGATATGAACATCCTGCGTTCGCCGAAGTATCCCGATCCGACCGCCGATCTGGGCGACCATGAATTCACCTATGTACTGTTGCCGTACCGGGCCGGGACGACGCACCAGCTGGTGATCAATCAGGCGGCCATGCTCAATGAAGCGCCGGTTGCCGCCGTCGGTTTCAGCGGCGAGTGGCAATTGCCCTGCCGGCTGATCGCCGACCATATCATGCTTGAAGTCGTTAAAAAAGCGGAAAAAAGCGAGGATTTGGTCATCCGGCTGGTGGAAACCGCCGGCTGTCATTCACGCGGCCTGCTGCAGTTGCGGGAAGAATTTTCGGCGATTTTCCGGACCGATTTGATCGAATGGACCACCGAGGAAGAATTGCCGGCCGGTGCTGAATTGGAACTGGTGATGCGGCCGTTTGAAATCCGGACCTATCGGTTGGAGCGGTAA
- a CDS encoding RHS repeat domain-containing protein, whose amino-acid sequence MKRRVSTPKFQADRSKSGGNATPAAAYYGPALTAPVGCEFVPAFNAIRAGLIERGWRPPTSCQEKAPLSTVRQSDFTALRSALLSMMSYYIDIGKISVNGATTIEEAMPTLDKTWNVDPATGYTRGLLLVPGSYTVPRGPDVYTTNSNFGSKVPLLREHIDDMVALMNKMKVMLRISGSYHVTASHSKLDDGDVMVSTLNRDDSGNSVGMSVYRLYHSPSSPDPYVYRIERMYFVYHYKGKLPALISAGSAYPAPALNSVKMFHFLVDRVTEQGETRTQNPRFAVSNHAVNKSLIGSDEYYEGPSWDWGFQPLPATPVCQGTCPTWSHGVENKYAYERGTAFLYEYDIQPVSAGVDSALSDNGDNGVAAVGCNVFSCNGNGAQCDKDPKTLLLKAIREKFGSVGIPLGLSSGVNSGLQIGHYLTLCNFSGGSVWHYNCNTSIVAQYSGTDTTLGCRWAFTEIQRPSGATVAPHWNFDSAGNKTEAEGAGFKLSYVTEGNQSYYRADFNDGVSHLFRGGLTCLYETEDGEKLTETPPGDNVAITSLSEGGVSYRQWVSGAVTVRLPMDQMSGQVSGRILIKASGDADWSGLESIDETIDWEEENPAEFTAVAVARDIFNLPNCPFPAGMREKLIVSQNLTTTGPTGSVTGRLYEMASADRATRLNVYRLPEELGEMTLRLTGDYVTATGNDAAGRATRILCHYVSEYGQSKTTWEEQTRSPKGWIKTADIANYGAADERRTTYVYDWDTTSATYGKLLLRTAYDGQWQAYDYDGLGRVIKERSPFKNSTPADADDLNRVTTYSYEPVSDDDVTRPADSRPRMVVETVLGLEMSRVYHIYGELFHREIVAKTAGAAWNAANNLVTESIAYPLNDTVAPGRAWKVLYPDGRRQITEYQKSGGGMIVTETTGAVNASGSVIDGTRVITTWNAQGWTTRRQEIDVASNLTLRDDQYALDQYGRITQTTHLDDSTSSAEYINCGPILETDEDGVETAYTYDAGRRVATRSRDGITEAYEYDADGRVIVTTIQGSGGLTQESSRCYSADGLLLSETDAADRTTTYSYARSGSVWQVIQTRPDGKTVVSRYYADRTIYSVSGTGAHVRYHIYGKSGVRLYHGERGTANTAYLYGYEIFNHLKDLERTKGNVYTYFDHDACNRLRRIRGADGVHTLIAYNARGEAYRQAVDMNRSNAIELSGTDRVTDTLNDVVTLEGRVCRHQKTLIYPTLNSATPVTNRERWQSVDGLWSRESAFGRLTTMVTVRQGGGAKQVTQTNPDGSTVTESYENSRLIERSHSVLGSTLYFYDGLNRVSEERHTEGGVQRSTTYSYDAAGRVLSETQTAGSQSRVTSYQYDALGRRIQTTQPGNRVIHYEYAATGELIKQYGDDAYPVSYEYDADGRMTKLTTYRNYPQPGDSTAFAYDADDRIVTRTDAAGQATSYTYDAGGRLLTRTWANGVVTTYCYDNGGTLTGVSYSDDTAAIALTLTRLGETATLTDAAGTHHFTYNADRTVATESQPLLTNGELVFSYDALGRPTGLTLKQGTTVELAASYTYDAMSRLATVTGLGHTATYSRVSGSNRLASTEFKIGTATVHTATRGYDHFNRLTGVNGYGYTYNARDQRTKQTLIDGQSWEYSYDELGQVIGGVKKTAAGVVVSGQNYAYAYDTVGNRETATANAVATNYTANQLNQYTAIGSIIPTYDVNGNLLTGYNGWTMEWNGENRLKAIYNATTRLEFLYDSQGRRFSKKTYAKNGADWVLSSEKKFIYDGFKQIAEYNGTALAQAYVWQPAGSGDFDVPLWMKAGGNVYTYLTDGNKNIRQLKTAAGTVVATYDYDPFGNVAATGSVSNNPWQFSSEFRDTETGLIYYNYRYYAPSIGRWINRDPIWEEGGLNLYMAGNNCLILYFDNIGYGFWSGLGRAALASAAGALAGAATGAIAGAVSGFIVGGPAGFVAGAAAGIAAGAIAGAITSGVSQTVAEVSSSYNSEVEAMRSGFLNGIAAGSMVGGSAGAAAALIKTGVRVISTQSTFLYYATDSTIAFVGNYSVTYCDNGDIGTSAIHASALVAISRFPAPIFSYMPVEEQGLIKFLYELDVMLVIETGCNYCEEFLWKE is encoded by the coding sequence ATGAAACGACGCGTCAGTACCCCGAAGTTCCAGGCCGACCGTTCCAAATCCGGCGGCAACGCCACCCCGGCGGCGGCTTATTACGGACCGGCCCTGACCGCGCCGGTCGGCTGTGAATTCGTTCCGGCTTTCAATGCGATCCGGGCTGGGCTTATTGAACGCGGCTGGCGGCCTCCGACTTCCTGTCAGGAAAAGGCGCCGTTGTCGACGGTCCGGCAAAGCGATTTTACGGCCTTGCGCAGTGCCCTTCTCAGTATGATGAGCTATTATATCGATATCGGCAAAATTTCCGTAAACGGGGCGACGACGATAGAAGAGGCGATGCCGACGTTGGATAAAACCTGGAATGTCGATCCTGCCACCGGCTATACCCGGGGATTGCTGTTGGTGCCGGGCAGTTACACCGTACCGCGCGGACCGGATGTTTACACGACCAATTCCAACTTCGGCAGCAAAGTGCCGCTGCTGCGGGAGCATATCGATGATATGGTGGCATTGATGAACAAGATGAAAGTAATGCTGCGGATTTCCGGCTCCTACCATGTTACGGCCAGCCATTCCAAGTTGGATGACGGTGATGTAATGGTCTCGACGCTTAACCGGGATGACTCCGGAAATTCCGTCGGCATGTCGGTTTATCGTTTGTATCATAGCCCGAGTTCTCCCGATCCATATGTTTATCGGATTGAGCGAATGTACTTTGTCTATCATTATAAGGGAAAATTGCCGGCCTTGATCAGCGCCGGCAGTGCTTATCCGGCTCCGGCGTTGAATTCGGTGAAAATGTTTCATTTTCTGGTCGACCGGGTCACGGAACAAGGCGAAACCAGAACGCAGAATCCCCGGTTTGCGGTCAGCAATCACGCGGTAAATAAATCTTTGATCGGCAGCGATGAATACTATGAAGGGCCTAGCTGGGACTGGGGATTTCAGCCGCTGCCGGCGACGCCGGTCTGTCAGGGAACTTGTCCGACTTGGTCGCACGGAGTAGAGAATAAATATGCCTATGAGCGTGGTACTGCCTTTCTGTATGAGTACGATATTCAGCCGGTTTCCGCCGGGGTCGACAGTGCGTTGAGCGATAATGGAGACAACGGCGTCGCGGCGGTCGGCTGTAATGTTTTTTCCTGTAACGGCAATGGGGCGCAGTGCGACAAGGATCCGAAGACGCTGCTGCTCAAAGCGATCCGGGAGAAATTCGGTTCGGTGGGGATTCCGCTCGGCTTGTCGTCCGGGGTGAATTCGGGCTTGCAAATCGGCCACTATCTGACGTTGTGCAACTTTAGTGGCGGTTCGGTCTGGCACTATAACTGCAATACCTCGATCGTCGCCCAGTATAGCGGTACCGATACGACGCTCGGTTGCCGCTGGGCGTTCACCGAGATTCAGCGTCCGAGCGGGGCGACGGTTGCACCCCATTGGAATTTCGATTCGGCCGGGAACAAAACGGAAGCGGAAGGCGCCGGTTTTAAACTCAGTTACGTGACGGAAGGCAATCAAAGTTATTACCGGGCCGATTTCAACGACGGGGTCAGCCATCTTTTCCGGGGCGGGCTGACCTGCCTGTACGAAACCGAGGATGGTGAAAAGCTGACGGAAACGCCTCCCGGCGACAATGTGGCGATCACCAGTCTGTCGGAAGGGGGCGTATCTTATCGTCAATGGGTCAGCGGCGCAGTGACGGTGCGGCTTCCGATGGATCAGATGAGCGGTCAGGTGAGCGGCCGGATTCTGATCAAGGCGTCGGGAGATGCGGATTGGTCCGGTTTGGAGTCGATCGACGAAACGATCGATTGGGAAGAGGAGAATCCGGCTGAATTTACCGCCGTGGCGGTGGCCAGGGATATTTTCAATTTGCCGAATTGCCCGTTTCCGGCTGGTATGCGGGAAAAACTGATCGTTTCGCAGAACCTGACGACGACCGGCCCGACCGGCAGCGTCACCGGTCGTTTGTACGAGATGGCCAGCGCCGACCGGGCGACGCGGTTGAATGTCTACCGGCTGCCGGAGGAACTGGGCGAAATGACGTTGCGGTTGACCGGCGATTATGTGACGGCAACCGGGAATGACGCCGCCGGCCGGGCGACCCGGATATTGTGTCATTACGTGTCCGAATACGGCCAGAGCAAGACCACCTGGGAGGAGCAGACGCGGTCGCCGAAGGGCTGGATCAAGACCGCCGACATCGCCAATTACGGCGCGGCGGACGAGCGCCGGACGACCTATGTTTACGATTGGGACACCACTTCCGCCACCTATGGGAAACTGTTGCTTCGCACCGCTTACGACGGCCAGTGGCAGGCGTATGATTATGACGGTCTCGGCCGGGTAATCAAGGAACGGTCGCCATTCAAGAACAGCACTCCGGCCGATGCCGACGACCTGAACCGGGTGACGACTTACAGTTACGAACCGGTCAGTGACGACGATGTCACCCGCCCCGCCGACAGCCGGCCGCGGATGGTCGTCGAGACGGTGCTCGGATTGGAGATGAGCCGGGTTTATCACATTTACGGCGAACTGTTTCACAGGGAGATCGTCGCGAAGACCGCCGGAGCGGCCTGGAATGCGGCCAATAACCTGGTGACCGAGTCGATTGCCTATCCGCTGAACGATACGGTTGCGCCGGGTCGGGCCTGGAAGGTGCTCTATCCGGACGGCCGGCGGCAGATTACCGAATACCAGAAATCCGGCGGCGGCATGATCGTCACCGAAACGACCGGGGCGGTCAATGCGTCCGGCTCGGTGATCGACGGGACCAGAGTGATCACCACCTGGAACGCCCAGGGGTGGACCACCCGCCGGCAGGAAATCGATGTCGCTTCCAATCTGACGCTGCGGGATGATCAGTACGCCCTCGACCAGTACGGTCGGATTACCCAGACGACCCATCTGGATGACAGTACCAGCTCCGCCGAGTACATCAACTGCGGCCCGATACTGGAAACCGATGAGGACGGGGTGGAGACGGCGTATACCTATGATGCCGGTCGGCGGGTGGCGACCCGGTCGCGGGACGGGATCACCGAGGCTTACGAATATGACGCCGACGGTCGGGTGATCGTCACGACGATACAAGGTTCCGGTGGTCTGACCCAGGAAAGTTCCCGCTGTTACAGCGCCGATGGGCTGCTGTTGAGTGAAACCGATGCGGCCGATCGGACGACGACTTACAGTTATGCTCGGAGCGGCAGCGTCTGGCAGGTGATTCAGACCCGGCCGGACGGCAAGACCGTCGTTTCGAGGTATTACGCCGACCGTACAATTTATTCGGTCAGTGGAACCGGGGCGCATGTGCGTTACCACATTTATGGTAAATCCGGAGTGAGATTGTACCATGGTGAACGCGGTACGGCCAACACCGCCTACCTTTATGGCTATGAGATTTTCAACCACTTGAAGGATCTGGAACGGACCAAAGGAAACGTCTACACCTATTTTGACCACGATGCCTGCAACCGACTGCGGCGGATTCGCGGCGCGGACGGGGTGCATACCCTGATTGCCTACAACGCCAGGGGCGAAGCCTACCGTCAGGCGGTGGACATGAACCGCAGCAATGCCATTGAACTGTCCGGAACCGACCGGGTGACCGATACGTTGAACGACGTGGTAACGTTGGAGGGCAGGGTCTGCCGCCATCAGAAGACCTTGATTTATCCGACGCTGAACAGCGCAACGCCGGTGACCAACCGGGAGCGCTGGCAGTCGGTCGACGGGTTGTGGAGTCGGGAAAGCGCGTTCGGGCGGTTGACGACGATGGTCACCGTCCGGCAGGGCGGCGGCGCCAAACAGGTGACCCAGACCAACCCGGACGGCTCGACAGTGACGGAGAGTTATGAAAACAGCCGGTTGATCGAACGCAGCCACTCGGTGCTCGGTTCCACCCTCTATTTCTATGACGGTCTGAATCGCGTCAGCGAGGAGCGGCATACCGAAGGAGGCGTCCAGCGCAGTACCACTTACAGTTATGACGCGGCCGGCCGGGTGTTGAGCGAGACGCAGACTGCCGGCAGCCAGAGCCGAGTAACGAGTTACCAGTACGACGCGCTGGGCCGCCGGATCCAGACGACGCAGCCGGGCAACCGGGTGATCCATTACGAATACGCCGCGACCGGTGAGTTGATCAAACAGTACGGCGACGACGCCTATCCGGTCAGCTACGAATATGACGCCGACGGTCGGATGACCAAACTGACCACCTACCGGAACTATCCGCAACCCGGCGACAGTACGGCCTTCGCTTACGATGCCGATGACCGGATCGTGACGCGGACCGATGCGGCCGGCCAGGCGACCTCGTACACCTACGACGCCGGCGGACGATTGTTGACCCGGACCTGGGCCAACGGGGTGGTGACGACCTACTGTTACGACAACGGCGGAACACTGACCGGAGTGAGTTATTCGGATGATACGGCCGCCATCGCGCTGACGCTGACCCGGCTGGGGGAGACGGCGACCCTGACCGATGCGGCGGGAACGCATCATTTTACCTACAATGCCGACCGGACGGTGGCGACCGAAAGTCAGCCGCTGCTGACCAACGGCGAACTGGTTTTCAGCTATGATGCATTGGGCCGCCCGACCGGACTGACGCTGAAACAGGGGACGACGGTCGAGCTGGCGGCGAGCTATACTTACGACGCGATGAGCCGGTTGGCGACGGTGACGGGGTTGGGACATACGGCGACCTACAGCCGGGTGAGCGGCAGTAACCGGTTGGCGTCGACGGAGTTCAAGATTGGAACGGCGACGGTCCACACCGCGACGCGCGGTTATGACCATTTCAACCGCCTGACCGGCGTCAATGGTTACGGTTATACTTATAATGCCAGGGACCAGCGGACGAAACAGACGTTGATTGACGGGCAGTCTTGGGAATACAGCTACGACGAGCTTGGCCAGGTGATCGGCGGCGTCAAGAAGACTGCTGCCGGAGTGGTGGTGAGCGGTCAGAATTACGCCTACGCTTACGACACCGTCGGCAACCGGGAAACGGCGACGGCGAACGCGGTGGCGACCAACTATACCGCGAACCAGTTGAACCAGTACACCGCGATCGGCAGCATCATCCCGACTTACGATGTCAACGGCAATTTGTTGACCGGTTATAATGGTTGGACGATGGAATGGAACGGCGAAAACCGGCTGAAAGCGATCTACAACGCGACGACCAGGCTGGAATTTCTGTACGATTCCCAGGGCCGGCGATTCAGTAAGAAGACTTACGCGAAGAATGGAGCCGACTGGGTGTTGTCGAGCGAAAAGAAGTTCATTTACGACGGCTTCAAACAGATCGCCGAATACAACGGTACGGCGCTGGCGCAGGCGTACGTCTGGCAGCCGGCCGGCAGCGGCGATTTCGACGTGCCGCTGTGGATGAAGGCCGGCGGCAACGTCTACACCTATCTCACCGACGGCAACAAGAATATCCGGCAGTTGAAAACCGCCGCCGGAACAGTGGTTGCGACCTACGACTACGACCCGTTCGGCAACGTTGCCGCCACCGGCAGTGTGAGCAACAATCCATGGCAGTTCAGCAGCGAGTTCCGCGATACCGAAACCGGCTTGATCTACTACAACTACCGATATTACGCGCCAAGCATCGGACGCTGGATCAACCGGGATCCGATTTGGGAAGAGGGGGGATTAAATTTATACATGGCTGGAAATAATTGCTTGATTTTATATTTTGATAATATCGGTTATGGTTTTTGGTCTGGATTGGGACGTGCCGCGTTAGCATCAGCCGCAGGGGCTTTGGCTGGGGCCGCAACGGGAGCAATCGCTGGAGCAGTAAGCGGCTTTATTGTTGGAGGCCCAGCTGGATTTGTTGCTGGAGCTGCTGCGGGGATTGCTGCAGGAGCAATTGCAGGAGCCATTACAAGTGGAGTTTCACAAACTGTAGCAGAAGTGAGTTCTTCATATAATTCAGAGGTCGAGGCGATGAGGAGTGGGTTTCTCAATGGAATTGCTGCAGGCTCGATGGTTGGAGGATCAGCCGGAGCCGCAGCGGCACTAATCAAAACAGGTGTAAGAGTTATTTCCACCCAATCGACTTTTTTATATTATGCAACAGATTCTACGATTGCGTTTGTGGGAAATTACTCTGTTACGTATTGCGATAATGGTGATATTGGAACTTCTGCAATTCATGCATCTGCATTAGTTGCTATCTCTCGATTTCCTGCACCAATTTTCTCATATATGCCAGTGGAAGAACAAGGTTTGATAAAATTTTTATATGAGTTAGATGTAATGTTAGTGATTGAAACAGGATGCAATTACTGTGAGGAATTTTTATGGAAAGAATAA